A DNA window from Acropora palmata chromosome 12, jaAcrPala1.3, whole genome shotgun sequence contains the following coding sequences:
- the LOC141860853 gene encoding uncharacterized protein LOC141860853: protein MFSGHHSPQVSPMLTFSLSFFFDCLFMFCFFVSPQNKNGDMYTAAAFSAHMKSVLFGLTGKLASVNVLRSSFITWAYGKEDCTDAMKNSLAAALRHSRDQAQRTYDRRTANEKKNMAVGLARRCARGQLDSDSDRQTEDEQEEEEDQDTPSSNAASIKPGQLVGLVDDSSTSTQPRVWIGQVQSVANREASLLWYKKVAANTYKLELTGKDWQESLDSLVPVEMQAKKDASGTYKLLTSPRAIHRAVMDSH, encoded by the exons ATGTTTTCTGGCCACCATTCACCCCAAGTCTCGCCAATGTTGaccttttctctctctttcttttttgattgtttgtttatgttttgtttttttgtttcgccACAGAACAAGAATGGAGACATGTACACGGCGGCCGCCTTCTCCGCGCACATGAAAAGTGTACTGTTTGGTCTGACAGGCAAGCTGGCGTCGGTCAACGTGCTGAGATCCTCCTTCATTACCTGGGCCTACGGCAAAGA GGACTGCACGGACGCCATGAAAAATTCGCTGGCCGCCGCTCTCCGACATTCGCGCGACCAAGCGCAGAGGACCTACGATCGGCGCACAGCCAACGAGAAGAAGAACATGGCCGTGGGGTTGGCGAGACGTTGCGCACGCGGGCAACTGGACAGCGACTCCGACAGACAGACCGAGGACGagcaagaagaagaggaagaccAAGATACGCCCTCCTCGAACGCCGCCTCCATCAAACCGGGTCAATTGGTGGGCCTTGTCGACGACAGCAGCACCTCCACCCAGCCCAGGGTGTGGATTGGCCAGGTTCAGTCAGTCGCCAACCGAGAGGCCAGCCTTCTCTGGTACAAAAAAGTGGCCGCCAATACCTACAAGCTGGAACTGACCGGCAAGGATTGGCAGGAATCCCTAGACAGCCTCGTGCCGGTGGAAATGCAAGCCAAGAAAGACGCTTCGGGCACCTACAAGCTGCTGACCTCGCCTCGCGCCATCCACAGAGCTGTCATGGACTCACACTAG
- the LOC141860855 gene encoding uncharacterized protein LOC141860855 — MSDTASSPIHISSISSFSDEEWEELLAQQPSTSSAVRDDSHGQPNAEESPLQVSEIPGSPRRPDELNEQPQQSPTKKQRITAYALDMESLPHDLKEFLQAVRRYFTQSVNLEREKAAVSMSTFSKCQERMLCFLGYCKRTLGSEETLNADCFLRTGLLEGYVDFLRVSFSRHFKSILTSGVFAQAARPARPKTKH, encoded by the exons ATGTCTGATACAGCGAGCTCTCCAATCCATATCTCGTCTATCTCGTCGTTCAGTGACGAAGAGTGGGAGGAACTCTTGGCTCAGCAACCCTCGACGTCTTCTGCTGTGCGAGATGACAGCCACGGTCAGCCCAACGCCGAGGAGTCGCCTTTACAAGTGTCTGAAATCCCTGGCAGCCCTCGACGGCCAGATGAATTGAACGAGCAGCCCCAACAGTCACCGACCAAGAAGCAGAGGATAACCGCCTACGCTCTGGATATGGAAAGCCTGCCTCATGATTTGAAGGAATTTCTTCAGGCTGTGAGGCGGTATTTCACCCAGAGCGTCAATCTGGAAAGGGAAAAGGCTGCGGTTTCGATGTCTACTTTTAGCAAGTGTCAAGAAAGGATGCTTT GCTTCCTGGGCTATTGCAAGAGGACATTGGGCAGTGAAGAAACGCTTAACGCAGATTGTTTCCTCAGAACGGGCCTGCTAGAAGGCTATGTGGACTTCTTACGGGTAAGTTTTTCACGCCATTTTAAAAGTATCTTGACTTCGGGCGTGTTCGCGCAGGCCGCGCGACCAGCCCGACCAAAGACTAAGCACTAG
- the LOC141860854 gene encoding uncharacterized protein LOC141860854 isoform X1 — MSNHLSALIYAAKFLHRNAAPDYKDVAIIRRLRTQARLLQKEGDVERPQTKEDLQAQNRWLPWEEIVAAVRTQREKFDLTVPAKPKARECADLLLLSVYVFIPPSRGLEIRTLEIVGEEESLEARKDSARNLLIQMANGDIKLHFSNFKTRKFVGRDEVALGVRTGLLVMINLTRRLLWFFAHCSVRFARFLFRCRLHVLKTSLHVAEMFSSCFISIFSEGRRALPPDESIHQGPQA; from the exons ATGTCAAACCACCTGAGTGCGCTCATATACGCCGCCAAATTCCTGCACAGAAATGCTGCACCAGACTATAAGGACGTGGCCATCATCAGGAGGCTCCGAACACAGGCACGACTCTTGCAAAAGGAGGGCGACGTCGAAAGACCCCAGACCAAAGAGGACTTACAAGCCCAAAACCGCTGGCTCCCATG GGAGGAGATAGTAGCTGCCGTGCGCACACAGCGGGAGAAGTTTGACTTGACGGTGCCCGCCAAGCCGAAGGCCAGGGAATGCGCGGATTTGCTCCTGCTGTCCGTTTACGTGTTCATCCCCCCATCTAGAGGGCTGGAAATCCGAACTTTGGAGATAGTGGGGGAAGAAGAATCGCTGGAGGCGCGCAAGGATTCAGCCAGGAATCTTCTGATTCAGATGGCCAACGGTGACATCAAGCTGCATTTCTCCAACTTCAAAACGCGCAAGTTCGTCGGGCGGGACGAAGTGGCTCTTGGGGTGAGGACTGGCCTGTTAGTGATGATCAATTTGACGAGACGACTTTTGTGGTTTTTCGCGCACTGTTCTGTTCGATTTGCCCGCTTTCTTTTTCGTTGTCGTTTGCACGTGTTGAAAACAAGTCTGCATGTGGCTGAAATGTTTAgttcttgtttcatttctatCTTTTCAGAGGGAAGACGAGCTTTGCCGCCTGATGAATCTATACATCAAGGACCACAGGCCTAA
- the LOC141860854 gene encoding uncharacterized protein LOC141860854 isoform X2, with translation MSNHLSALIYAAKFLHRNAAPDYKDVAIIRRLRTQARLLQKEGDVERPQTKEDLQAQNRWLPWEEIVAAVRTQREKFDLTVPAKPKARECADLLLLSVYVFIPPSRGLEIRTLEIVGEEESLEARKDSARNLLIQMANGDIKLHFSNFKTRKFVGRDEVALGREDELCRLMNLYIKDHRPKLVTASSQRYLLLVSFETRARERLASLIGVVNCSHSPPAGRIKDLT, from the exons ATGTCAAACCACCTGAGTGCGCTCATATACGCCGCCAAATTCCTGCACAGAAATGCTGCACCAGACTATAAGGACGTGGCCATCATCAGGAGGCTCCGAACACAGGCACGACTCTTGCAAAAGGAGGGCGACGTCGAAAGACCCCAGACCAAAGAGGACTTACAAGCCCAAAACCGCTGGCTCCCATG GGAGGAGATAGTAGCTGCCGTGCGCACACAGCGGGAGAAGTTTGACTTGACGGTGCCCGCCAAGCCGAAGGCCAGGGAATGCGCGGATTTGCTCCTGCTGTCCGTTTACGTGTTCATCCCCCCATCTAGAGGGCTGGAAATCCGAACTTTGGAGATAGTGGGGGAAGAAGAATCGCTGGAGGCGCGCAAGGATTCAGCCAGGAATCTTCTGATTCAGATGGCCAACGGTGACATCAAGCTGCATTTCTCCAACTTCAAAACGCGCAAGTTCGTCGGGCGGGACGAAGTGGCTCTTGGG AGGGAAGACGAGCTTTGCCGCCTGATGAATCTATACATCAAGGACCACAGGCCTAAACTGGTGACGGCATCCAGCCAGCGTTACCTGCTGTTGGTGAGTTTTGAGACAAGAGCCAGAGAGAGACTGGCCTCTTTAATAGGGGTTGTAAATTGCAGCCATTCACCCCCAGCTGGCCGAATCAAGGatctaacctaa